From a single Patagioenas fasciata isolate bPatFas1 chromosome 19, bPatFas1.hap1, whole genome shotgun sequence genomic region:
- the SPATA22 gene encoding spermatogenesis-associated protein 22 isoform X1 yields MKRSLADTSTCSTAGCLPVPLFNQKKRTRQPLTSNPIKNESGTSSGTHAYDFSPTSFELGWGTANPEVAEPQKGANSGRTEHQMAPSPMKPPNASKANLANAGRNFYACRAEEKTPSMKVWNRNEYTPLSITTDSRSDSGIIRKFENLSNSLKTVQQQKTPDNHHSSQYIKTETNQTHKSKGQWPVKPNTVSKSPAYKFSHNIQQNKMNEKMYFPEDRSQEVSSQLKIKEKKNSLRIISAVIESMRHWSQYTYKTALLFEVLGTLDSAVTPGAYGAKNFLLRDGKETLPCVFYEIDRELPRLIRGRVHRCMGNYDAKKNIFKCVSVRPATIQEQNTFQEFVRIADIEMTAFVKTVNEI; encoded by the exons atgaaaaGGAGTTTGGCTGACACTTCAACTTGCAGCACAGCAG GTTGTCTGCCTGTGCCTCTCTTCAATCAGAAGAAAAGAACTAGACAGCCCCTCACTTCAAATCCAATTAAAAATGAGTCAGGTACCAGTTCTGGGACTCATGCTTACGACTTTTCTCCCACATCATTTG AATTAGGCTGGGGAACTGCAAACCCAGAAGTGGCTGAACCACAGAAAGGAGCAAACAGTGG CCGAACAGAACATCAAATGGCTCCTTCCCCTATGAAACCACCAAATGCATCAAAGGCTAATTTAGCAAATGCTGGAAGAAACTTCTATGCTTGCAG GGCAGAAGAGAAGACTCCCAGTATGAAAGTTTGGAACAGAAATGAGTATACTCCTTTAAGTATCACAACAGATTCAAGATCTGATAGTGGAATTATTCGAAAGTTTGAGAACCTTTCAAATAGTTTGAAAACCGtacaacagcaaaaaaccccTGATAACCATCATTCATCTCAGTAtatcaaaacagaaacaaaccaaacacataaATCTAAAGGACAATGGCCAGTGAAACCTAACACTGTTTCAAAAAGTCCAGCATACAAATTTAGCCACAATattcagcaaaataaaatgaatgaaaaaatgtattttccagaaGACAGAAGTCAG GAAGTTTCATctcaattaaaaattaaagaaaaaaagaattctttGCGAATCATATCTGCGGTCATTGAAAGCATGAGGCACTGGAGTCAATACACTTATAAAACTGCACTATTATTTGAAGTTTTAG GCACCCTTGATTCTGCAGTCACACCTGGAGCTTATGGGGCAAAGAATTTTCTTCTGAGAGATGGAAAGGAGACTCTGCCCTGTGTATTTTATGAAATT GATCGGGAGCTTCCAAGACTAATTAGAGGCAGAGTGCACAGGTGCATGGGAAACTATGATgcaaaaaagaatattttcaagTGCGTCTCTGTAAGACCAGCAACTATTCAAGAACAAAACACTTTCCAAGAATTTGTTAGAATTGCAGATATTGAGATGACAGCATTTGTAAAAACAGTGAATGAAATTTAA
- the ASPA gene encoding aspartoacylase isoform X2, producing the protein MTSSSGADNPPVRRVAIFGGTHGNELSGVFLVKHWQENGAEIQRTGMEVKPFLANPRAVKKCTRYIDCDLNRVFDPDNLGRTVVEDIPYEVRRAQEINQIFGPKGVEVGPQPQGVVRADTLDKMRRIVKHGLDFVQLFNEGKDFPPCTIEVFKIMEKVDYPRNKNGEIIAIIHPKLQDQDWQPLNTGDPLFLTLDGEVIAYKGDCTVYPTFINEAAYYEKKQAFVKTVKVKLTANHIRSSAQNQSTP; encoded by the exons ATGACTTCCTCCTCTGGTGCTGATAACCCTCCGGTCCGACGGGTTGCGATCTTCGGGGGAACTCATGGCAATGAGTTGTCGGGGGTATTTTTGGTCAAGCACTGGCAAGAGAACGGAGCTGAGATTCAAAGAACAGGAATGGAGGTGAAACCCTTTCTTGCCAACCCAAGAGCTGTGAAGAAGTGTACTAGATATATTGACTGTGATCTGAACCGTGTTTTTGACCCTGATAATCTTGG CAGGACAGTGGTGGAAGATATTCCATATGAAGTGAGAAGGGCTCAGGAAATCAATCAGATATTTGGTCCCAAAG GTGTGGAGGTGGGTCCCCAGCCACAAGGCGTTGTTAGAGCCGATACTTTGGACAAAATGAGGAGGATTGTCAAACATGGCCTGGATTTTGTGCAACTTTTTAATGAAG GAAAGGACTTTCCACCGTGTACGATTGAGGTTTTTAAAATAATGGAGAAAGTAGATTATCCCAGGAATAAGAATGGTGAAATTATTGCTATTATTCACCCTAAACTGCAG GATCAAGACTGGCAGCCACTGAACACTGGTGACCCTCTGTTTTTGACTCTTGATGGAGAAGTAATTGCGTATAAAGGGGATTGTACGGTCTATCCAACATTTATTAACGAAGCTGCATATTATGAAAAGAAACAAGCTTTTGTAAAAACAGTAAAAGTGAAACTCACTGCAAACCACATCAGATCCTCAGCCCAAAACCAGAGCACTCCTTAA
- the ASPA gene encoding aspartoacylase isoform X1, which yields MTSSSGADNPPVRRVAIFGGTHGNELSGVFLVKHWQENGAEIQRTGMEVKPFLANPRAVKKCTRYIDCDLNRVFDPDNLGRTVVEDIPYEVRRAQEINQIFGPKGSDDAYDLIFDLHNTTSNMGGTLILESSRDDFTIQMFHYIKNALAPERCPVLLIEHPSLKYATTRSVAKHPVGVEVGPQPQGVVRADTLDKMRRIVKHGLDFVQLFNEGKDFPPCTIEVFKIMEKVDYPRNKNGEIIAIIHPKLQDQDWQPLNTGDPLFLTLDGEVIAYKGDCTVYPTFINEAAYYEKKQAFVKTVKVKLTANHIRSSAQNQSTP from the exons ATGACTTCCTCCTCTGGTGCTGATAACCCTCCGGTCCGACGGGTTGCGATCTTCGGGGGAACTCATGGCAATGAGTTGTCGGGGGTATTTTTGGTCAAGCACTGGCAAGAGAACGGAGCTGAGATTCAAAGAACAGGAATGGAGGTGAAACCCTTTCTTGCCAACCCAAGAGCTGTGAAGAAGTGTACTAGATATATTGACTGTGATCTGAACCGTGTTTTTGACCCTGATAATCTTGG CAGGACAGTGGTGGAAGATATTCCATATGAAGTGAGAAGGGCTCAGGAAATCAATCAGATATTTGGTCCCAAAGGTAGTGATGATGCGTATGACCTTATTTTTGACCTTCACAACACCACTTCTAACATGGGTGGTACCCTTATTCTTGAAAGCTCCAGGGATGACTTTACAATTCAAATGTTTCATTATATCAAG AACGCTCTGGCTCCAGAACGCTGTCCTGTTCTGCTGATTGAACATCCTAGCTTGAAATATGCAACAACTCGATCTGTAGCGAAACATCCTGTTg GTGTGGAGGTGGGTCCCCAGCCACAAGGCGTTGTTAGAGCCGATACTTTGGACAAAATGAGGAGGATTGTCAAACATGGCCTGGATTTTGTGCAACTTTTTAATGAAG GAAAGGACTTTCCACCGTGTACGATTGAGGTTTTTAAAATAATGGAGAAAGTAGATTATCCCAGGAATAAGAATGGTGAAATTATTGCTATTATTCACCCTAAACTGCAG GATCAAGACTGGCAGCCACTGAACACTGGTGACCCTCTGTTTTTGACTCTTGATGGAGAAGTAATTGCGTATAAAGGGGATTGTACGGTCTATCCAACATTTATTAACGAAGCTGCATATTATGAAAAGAAACAAGCTTTTGTAAAAACAGTAAAAGTGAAACTCACTGCAAACCACATCAGATCCTCAGCCCAAAACCAGAGCACTCCTTAA
- the SPATA22 gene encoding spermatogenesis-associated protein 22 isoform X2 has translation MKRSLADTSTCSTAGCLPVPLFNQKKRTRQPLTSNPIKNESGTSSGTHAYDFSPTSFELGWGTANPEVAEPQKGANSGRTEHQMAPSPMKPPNASKANLANAGRNFYACRAEEKTPSMKVWNRNEYTPLSITTDSRSDSGIIRKFENLSNSLKTVQQQKTPDNHHSSQYIKTETNQTHKSKGQWPVKPNTVSKSPAYKFSHNIQQNKMNEKMYFPEDRSQEVSSQLKIKEKKNSLRIISAVIESMRHWSQYTYKTALLFEVLGTLDSAVTPGAYGAKNFLLRDGKETLPCVFYEIVLSS, from the exons atgaaaaGGAGTTTGGCTGACACTTCAACTTGCAGCACAGCAG GTTGTCTGCCTGTGCCTCTCTTCAATCAGAAGAAAAGAACTAGACAGCCCCTCACTTCAAATCCAATTAAAAATGAGTCAGGTACCAGTTCTGGGACTCATGCTTACGACTTTTCTCCCACATCATTTG AATTAGGCTGGGGAACTGCAAACCCAGAAGTGGCTGAACCACAGAAAGGAGCAAACAGTGG CCGAACAGAACATCAAATGGCTCCTTCCCCTATGAAACCACCAAATGCATCAAAGGCTAATTTAGCAAATGCTGGAAGAAACTTCTATGCTTGCAG GGCAGAAGAGAAGACTCCCAGTATGAAAGTTTGGAACAGAAATGAGTATACTCCTTTAAGTATCACAACAGATTCAAGATCTGATAGTGGAATTATTCGAAAGTTTGAGAACCTTTCAAATAGTTTGAAAACCGtacaacagcaaaaaaccccTGATAACCATCATTCATCTCAGTAtatcaaaacagaaacaaaccaaacacataaATCTAAAGGACAATGGCCAGTGAAACCTAACACTGTTTCAAAAAGTCCAGCATACAAATTTAGCCACAATattcagcaaaataaaatgaatgaaaaaatgtattttccagaaGACAGAAGTCAG GAAGTTTCATctcaattaaaaattaaagaaaaaaagaattctttGCGAATCATATCTGCGGTCATTGAAAGCATGAGGCACTGGAGTCAATACACTTATAAAACTGCACTATTATTTGAAGTTTTAG GCACCCTTGATTCTGCAGTCACACCTGGAGCTTATGGGGCAAAGAATTTTCTTCTGAGAGATGGAAAGGAGACTCTGCCCTGTGTATTTTATGAAATT